The Vidua macroura isolate BioBank_ID:100142 chromosome 29, ASM2450914v1, whole genome shotgun sequence genome segment GGGGGAGAGCAGGGATCAgcttttggggggggggggggctgtcGTGGGCCAGGTCGGGGGTCCCAGGCCACGCAGAGCTCGCGGCGCCAGGCTCACGGCTCTGTCCCGTGCCAGCGCGTCACGGGCAGGAAGATGGTGAAGGAGACGGGCTACTACGACCTGCTGGGCGTGCGGCCGGGCGCCAGCCTGGACGAGATCAAGCGGGCGTACCGGCGCCTGGCGCTGCGCTACCACCCCGACAAGAACCCCAGCGAGGGCGAGCGGGTACGTGCggccccccccagccccctccccaggcgGCCGTGTCCCACCTCACcgcccctctccccctccccagttcAAGCAGATCTCCCAGGCCTACGAGGTGCTGTCGGACGCCCACAAACGGGCGCTCTACGACCGCGGTGGCGAGCGGGCCATGAAGGAAGGTGGCCTGGGTGGCcgcgggggaggcggcggctTCGGCTCCCCCATGGACATCTTCGACCTCTTCTTTGGAGGGGGAGTGAGGATGCGCGGCCGGGCAGACAGGAGAGGTACGGGGATGAGGGACTCACCGTGACCCCggggtgggagagggctggTGCCCAGCACGGTGCCCACTCAGGGGGGTGACAAACCTGCTGGCACCTCTTGGTGGGAGGGGGCTGGTGCCCAGCATGGTCAGGAGGTGACAAACCTGCTGGCACCTCTTGGGGctggtgcccagcacagccctggctaGGAGGACAAGGGACTGCAGGGAGCCATGatgtgggagagggctggcaCCCAAACGCAGTGTGACATTGGCTCGGGGGgtgacagccctgctgggacccCGTGTGTCGGTGGGCTGGTGCCCAGCATGGCACTGGCTCAGGGgtgacagccctgcctggaCCGTGGGCTGAGAGGAGGCTGGTGCCCAGCATGGCACTGGCTCAGGGGATCCAAGCGGGCTCCCCAGGCTGTCTCTGCCCCTGCGGCACAGCCCGGTGCAgctcctcaccaccctcattaCTTTCTCCACCTGCCTCTCTTCAAAGGgcccttccctgtccctgtcccggctttcccccgccggccccggggctggggctgagtcaCGGGCCccgggggtggcagcaggacgCGGGGCGTGCGGGGCCAGCCCGGTGACTGTTGGCATGCCTTCGGCCTGGGtcacagggacagggtgacTCGCCACGGCGCTTCTTGCTGAGATGGCACGAGTTAATAGCAGGGCAATTAGGAGGCCGAGGGAATCATCCCAGCCACTCCAGCTGGAGGGCAGCTGAGAGCCCTGGGGTgggagccctgccctgcccacgcTGGGGACCCGGCACTGCCCCGGGGCAGCCGGCAGGATCCGGCCTTGGAGTGGAActgtccctgtccgtgtcccgGCCTCCGTCCttgaggaaggagcaggactGGCTCACCCGGTGAGCCTGAGTGTGCCCAGCGCCCGTCTGGCCGTGGCACGGGGGGTGGCACGTGGCTGGTGCTGAGCCAGGCTctcccctgtgcccagggaagACCGTGGTGCACCAGCTCTCGGTGTCGCTGGAGGATCTGTACAACGGCTCCACGcggaagctgtccctgcagaagaACATCATCTGCCGCAAGTGTGGGGGTGAGTGAGGGGCTGCGGGGCCCGGGGGGCCGCCCCAGCACCCCCTACCCCGCTGTCTGACCCCCTGCCCCCCTCGGCACAGGCTGCGGGGTGCGGGAGGGCGCCCAGAGAAGGTGCCCCAAGTGCCACGGCTCGGGCATGGAGGTTCGCATCCACCAGCTGGGGCCCAGCATGATCCAGCAGATCCAGACCGTGtgttcccagtgccagggccaggGCGAGTGGATCCGGCCCCGGGACTGCTGCCTCACCTGCAACGGCCGCAAGGTCGTGCGGGAGAAGAAGATCCTCAGCGTGCACCTGGATAAAGGTGAGCCGGGGCTGAGCGCGGAGCGGGGTCACCCCAGAGTGCCCCACGGGCTCTGAGCTTCCTCCACGCTCCTCACAGGCATGAAGGATGGGCAGAAAATCACCTTCCACGAGGAAGGGGACCAGGTGCCCGGCCTGGAGCCCGGGGACATCATCATTGTCCTGGATCAGAAGGAACATCCTGTTTTCCGGCGCAGTGGCGACGACCTCATTGTCAGGAGGGAGATCAGCCTGGCAGACGCCCTGTGTGGGTGCCGGCAGGTGATCCGCACCCTGGACAACCGCACCCTGCTCGTGTCCTCCCCGCCAGGTGAGGGGACTGAGGCACCTGTGAGTGACacaccaggagctgccagcaccgCGGGGTGACCCTcacctctctctctgtctctcaggTGACGTGATCCGGCCTGGGGACCTGAAGTGTATCCCCAACGAGGGGATGCCTGTCTACAGGAGCCCCTTTCAGAAAGGAAAGCTCATCCTGCAGTTCGAggtgagctggagcagggcgGCGGGAGCTCCCACCTCTGCCCTTCCCCGGTTGCTGCCGTCCACTCTCTGGTCACTCACGCGGCCTCGCGCCCGCTCTGTGGTCTCAGGTGAAGTTCCCCGAGCCGGGCTGGCTCCCCGCTGACCGCCTGCGCCAGCTGCAGGCCTTCTTCCCGCCGCAGGAGGAGGTGATGGCCACGGAGGACACGGAGGAGGTGGAGCTCAGCGATTACACGGCGCacggcgggccgggccggcggccCTACGCCGGAGAAGCTTACCACGAGGACGACTTCGAGGACGGGATGCGCCAGCACGTCCAGTGCCAGACCTCATAGCGGGGAGGCCCccgggggcaggggcagggccggggccgcgcggtggggaggggctggcgGAGCCACCACGTTCAGGGATGTACATAGGTCGCCTTTCCGACAGCACTTCacctcccctgcccaccccccccccccggcagctggcagagcccccccagccctgccgggTGAGCCCcgggccctgccctgccctgcctcgcCTCCAGCCCCGCGGCTGCCGTGGgcggggggcttggggggcgTGGGGCGGGCTCCAGCTGCCGGTGGGCACATCCCAGCGCTGGCcggagaggaggagggggtaCCCGCTgcccctgcctcagtttccccatctgtTGTGGTGGGGCCAAGCTTGTGCTGGAGCCAACgtggggaggaggggaactGCCTGCCCCTTTGGGGGtgcccctctcccagccccacactgcGGGGGGCCTGCTGCCCGGGCCCCCAGCTCCTTGCTTTGCCCATTTCTTTCCTTACTGGAGCCTGGCTCAGGCCTGGGATGCAGAGGGGGTGGCTCTTTTCTCTTTGCACAGGACAGGAGGGGTTGGGGGGGAACCCGTCCCttctctttaatttattttttgaagaattttagaagttttttcttttttttttttttttttttttttttttttggggggtgagGGGGGGTTGTTGACTTTGTACTTGGCATTAAACGCGAATCCCAACTTGGTGTGTGGGGTTGAGCGTGGGGCAGGGTGTGGGGTTGAGcgtggggcagcaggagcccgGGGGCAGTGACTCTGCCCCGCTTTGATCCCGggtgtgcctcagtttccccatcctTACACAACCGGGAGGTGCCGGATCCTGCCTTCCCCtgcccctggctgctcccagctcctcctgctccagcaggggaGCACACACGGACCCCAAGCCTGGGCAGGGGTCTGCCCCACTTCCTTTCCCCCCTTTGCCAGCCCTGCAACCCCCCCTTGTCCCTCTGTCCTTGACACAGTCTTGACCCCGTGGATACCCCCAGGTCCTTGTCACTTCCAGAACCCATCCCCAGTTACCCTCCTGGACCCTCTGCATCGTCTCAGCCTCCCTGGAGACCCCCCCCAAACGGCTTCAGCCCCCCTTTCTCAGCCCTGCGCTCACCCCATCGGAGgttccagccctggcacacagccaggctgctgagctATTAAGGgggaacccccaaaaaaataCCCTACTGGGGGGGCCAAGCTGCATCCCATAaccccccccccgtgtcccctccacATGCAGCTGCTGGACCAGACTCCCCTCCATGGGATGGGGGTGAACCCCCCCAGGGGAGCCCAGCCCggggggctctgtggggctgggggtagAGGCTCCCCCTCCGCTAGAGCCCAGGAAAGCTCCGGcgccagctgcagctggagggggagaggaggaggaggaggaggcagaggcaggagaacAATGCTGGCCGGCCGCCAGCCGAGGGGagtgggggggaaggggggagcTCCTGCGCAGCCCCCGGCCTGCCGGGCTCGAGGAGGTGACACTCGCTGTCCCCCGGGGCTCACCACGCCTTGCTGAGCCACCCAGGCGTCAGCGTCCCCGCTGCCCTGAGCCGtggggacagcccggggacACGCGTGTCACCCCGCTTCGATGGGGGCACCCCCGAGACCGGGCTGCAAGGAGCTGCCCCCCTCAGGGGCAGGGACCCTGTGCCATGGGCCAGAGCCCCCCCTGGGCACGTGGCCCGATGGCTGcgtgctgccccagccctgccgggCACTGAGCAGGGTCCCCAGGCTTGTCACACAGCCAGAGACCCCTCcggagagcagggcaggtgaGGGGCCGAGCCCCCCCTGGGGCTGgcacctccctgtgcccagctcctgTCAGGCCGTTCTGGGCGGGGGGAGGATGCCTAGCAGCCAGCCTGGACCAGCCCGGGTGGGCTCCGAGCTGGGCAGCGGCCGGCCCGGAGGTTGTGGGGGTGCCCGGGGGGGTGACCCCAGCCCTTGGGGGGCACAGCTTGGCTGGGGTCACGCTGGGTCCCTTCccaggggctgtgtgtggggGTGTTGttcctccagctcagcctccctCCTCTACCCCATCCCCAGCGTCACCGGAGCGGGGTGGCCCCCCAAGCCAGCCCGAGGAGTCCTGTCCCCccgtccccctgtcccctgcagggacatccccggcagggcaggagccagcGCACCCCCCTGGCTTCAGGCAGAtcgaaccccccccccccgcatcCCTCCCGATGGCTCCGGGGCAGGGGGGGATGAGATGCAGCTCCCCCACACCCAGCCCAAGCTCTGCTTCCAGAGAATGCACGGAAAAATTCCGGGGTGAGGGGCCAGGGCCCCCCAGGGTCGGGCATTCACAGAACGGGGAGGGGGCCGGGCCCCGCTTTGTCTCCGGAGATGAAAGGCGAGGGGCCAGCCcggccccctccccagctcgggggggcagcggggccgcccGGGGGCCACCGGGGTCACCGGGGAGGATTAGTGCCGGATTAGAGGCGCCGGGGACCTCGACACCACCCACGCGGAGCCATGGGAGGGGGGCACAGCCCGCAGAGCACTTTTGGGGTTACTCGCGGcccctccatcccagcccccccctccccagctccgCACAGAGGAATTCGCTTTTGTTCCGAGAGCAGCCGAGCCGCGGCCGTGCTGCGGGGAAGGGGCGACTCCCGCCGCTGCCCCTCCCGgagcccccccccagccccccggaGCAGCCGAACGGGACCCCCGGGCCGCTGCGGGGGGGGAGCgcaggcagccacagccccctccccatccaGACGTGCCCCCCTCCCCGCTCTCGGGGTCCCGGAGCCCCCCCAGTGATCCCCCCGGCCGGAGGCAAACTGGAGCCGTCCCCAGGGCTCGCGGGGGAAAGCGGATATTCCTCCAGCGAGGGGAGGCCGTCGGAGCCGGGGGGGCGGCTGGATTCCATTACCGGCTGCTCCCGCCCGGCCCTGGCGCTCCCGGGGTCTCCGGGATCGCTCGGGTGAAGTGGGGAGGGGGCCGGCTCCTGCGCCCACCCCCGGGAGAGCCGGGACACGGCCCTGGCAGCGCTTTGGGAACGGCGCCAGGGGTGATGGGAGCCTGCCAAGTGTCCACCTGGAGATACCGGAGCcttcctcccccttctccttctcctcctcctccccagggaaGGTGTAATTCCACCCTCGCTGCTCCTGGACGAGCTCCCGGGGTGCAGGATCACACCCCGGGCGTGGGGGTGAAGCCAACCCTGAGCCCTGGCTCCCTTCTCCATCCCGCGCTCAGGGCAGTGCCCCCCACCTGCCCCACAGCGGCTCGGGTGGGGGGCACTGCCCCCGAGGGGTCCCGGCCGCTTCTGGGAGAGCCGAGCTGGGCAGGGAACGGGGGGCAGGAGCACCCCAAACCTCGAGGCAGGGCAGCCCTGCACCCCGAGCCTCCCTGCACCTCCCCAGCTCACAGCCCCGGAATCCTGGGCTAATTAATGCCATCCCATGCAGGGCAATTATCGGGCAGCCCGAAAATTAATTAACGCACATAATAAACCCTCAGGTGCCCCCGGCTCCCCCGCCCCAGCCGGGATGGGGTCTCACGCTGAGAGCTGAGGCACAGCCACACGTCCCAGCCCCAcgctgccctccctgccccacgGTCACCCCACGGTCACCCCACGGTCACCTCAGAGCCACCACCCGCTTCCCACGCCGGGATGTGCCAGCCCGGCTGCCGCCCTCGCCCCCGGCCCCTTGCGCAACGGCCGGGGAGCGGATGTGGGGCACAGGATCCAGGGTGTGGGATTTGGGGCGTGGGATTTGGGGCACAGGATCCAGGGTGTGGGATTTGGGGCGTGGGATTTGGGGCACAGGATCCAGGGTGTGGGATTTGGGGCGTGGGATTTGGGGCACAGGATCCAGGGTGTGGGATCTGGggtgtgggatttggggcacaGGATCCGGAGTGTGGGATCTGGggtgtgggatttggggcacaGGATCCAGGGTGTGGGATCCGGGGTGTGGAATTCAGACTGTAGGATCTGGGGTGCAGGATGCAGGGTGTGGGATCCGGggtgtgggatttggggcacaGGATCCAGGGTGTGGGATCTGGagtgtgggatttggggtgcaggatGCAGGGTGTGGGATCTGGggtgtgggatttggggcacaGGATCCAGGGTGTGGGATCTGGagtgtgggatttggggtgcaggatGCAGGCTATGGGATCCGGGGTGCAGGATCTAGAGCGCAGAATCTGGGATGTGGGATCCAGAGTCCCACGGTGTGGGATCTGTGTGCCAGTGGGGCCAGCAGGAGAGACAGGGATACCACGGGGGGGGTTCATAggacatttattaaaaaaggagGTAACAGAGAGAAGTTGGaccctggggggggggggggggctgggacCTGGCActgccccgggctggggggTTTGGTGTTCCCGTCTGGTACCATATTCACAAATAAATACTGGGGAGGGGTcgcggggcagggctgggggctgcgggAACCAACAGCAGCCCGAACCCAAACCAGCTCAAACCAGCCCAAAAGGCAGGGAGGGGCCGCGTTACCCCCCGCCGCACCCCGGCACCTCGCCAGGCCCCGAgcgcggcggagcggggccggagcAGGAGACTCTGCTGCCCCCGGAGGACCCCGCCCTGCAGAGGGAGGGAAATCCGTGTGTGtgtccccccaaaaaaaaacaggggGTTCGCTGCTGTACCCCCGCGGGGGGATGCAGCACCCTCCCCGCGGCCGGGGGATGAGTGCAGGGGACCgactgaggggacacggggtggGGGAGGGCGGatttggggggggagggggtcaGCTGAGCGGGGACGGGGGGTGGGGGTCACTCCCGAATGTAGACCCTGGTGCACACAACGTCGTCGGCCGTCATGGTCTGCAAGGAGAGAAGCAAGGTCGGTGAGGGGCGCGGCCGTGCCCGCTCCTGCCCCCGCCCCACCGCGCTCCGGGGCAGTTTTGCCagcgggcagcgctgcccccgGGGCCCCGCATCCCCCCCTCACCAGGATGAGCTCCCCGTCGTTGGTCATCTCCCGGGACCAGCCCGTCTTGGGCCCGTCGCCCTTGAGCAGCCGCTGCTCGCACACCAGCTTGTTCTCGCTCTCCCACCTGGCCAAGCTCTGCGGGGGGACGGAGGGCAGCGCTGGGTGGGCATGTGGGCACCGCCGGGGCACCCCCTGCCCGCCCCGGGGCATCTGTCACCACCCCCGGCAGCGGAACGGGGCCGTTCGTCCCTGTGCCAGGTGGGTGTGCGGGCTCATCGGGCAccgggggggggtggggggcacagggaaggggtttgggggcacagggaagggggctGGAGGCATAGGGAAGGGATTGGGGCACTGAGAAGGGATTGGGGCACTGAGAAGGGTTGGGGCACAATGAGGGGTTGatgggggcacagggaaggggtTGGGGGGCACCACGAGGAGATGATGGTACAGGAAAGGGGTTGGGGGGGCACAATGAGGGGTTGATGGCACAGGGAAGGGGttggggggcacagggaagggattGGGGCACAGGGAACGGGTTGGGGGGCACTGAGAAGGGTTGGGGCACAATGAGGGGTtgtgggcacagggaaggggtttgggggcacagggaaggggtTGGGGGAtgcaggaggggatggggagctcaGGAAAGGCTTGAGGGGCACAAGGAGAGGttggggtgcaggaggaggggaagcaGCTGCGGGGAGAAGGtggctgtgcacacacacacgtgaGAGCTCCTGCCCTCGTGCCAAACGTGTGTGCAAACTCGTGTGTGTGCACAGACACGTGTCcctgcacaaacacaaacacacacacacagatacacGCAGaatcacacacagacacattcACACTGACACAGTCACACTCACAAACTCACACAGTCACACACAGTCACACACAGTCACAATCACACAGTCACAGTGTCACACTCACAGACACACCCACAATCACACAGTCACACTCAGTCACACTCACTCACATACAGTCACACTCACGCTCAgtcacacactcacactcacacacactcacTCTCACACTCTCACACACATACACTCACACCCACTCTCACACACACTcactcacacactcacactcTCACACACTCAaactcacacactcacacacacactcactctCACACTCTCACACTCACACTCTCACACACattcactcactcactcactcacacACATGCTCACACTCACTCACACACTCTCACACACGCTGACGCTCACGCCCACGCTCACACCCGTGTGCAGTGCCCGTGCCCCGCGCACACCTTGCAGGGCCGCCCGTCCACCGTCTGCTCCTCGAACTCCTCGCCCACCCTGAAGCGGATCTCGGTGGTGCGCACGGGGGTGGAGGTGCGGATGTAGAAGCTCTCCCCGTCCTGCCGGATCTCCACCGCCGGcttcgccgccgccgccaccgcgaTCTTCCGCAGCATCACGTTCACGCCTGGAGAGCGGCACGGTGGCACCGAGCTCCCCTCCGCACCCGGGGCGTCCCCGGTGAACCGGGGGGGGGGCCGCGGCCGCAGCGCCGCCCTTGGCAGCGACACATCCCCGGGTCCAGCGAGTGCTGCAGGTGGCTCCAGGCAAccccgagcccccccccccggccACCGCTGGGCCACATCTGGCTCTCGTTACCTGCTGGAGAGGGCGGGAGGCGGGGGGGGATGCTGGGCTTGGCGCCGGATGCGCCCGGGGGAAGGGACGGGGGTGACGGGGGCAAGGGCTCGCCCAGAGCGGGGTGACAGCGGGGACAAGGGCCCCAGTCCGAGCTCTGTGTTAGGTGACCTgcgtgaccccccccccccccttccccccccgAGGGGTCCCGCGTCtcccccccgcagccccctcGCCCACCGCGGGGCAGCTGGGGCTTTGTCCCCGCTCCAGAGGCGGCTCATCCATCATGTCCTGGAGCCCCCGGCTGTCGCACGGGGAGCTGCTCTTTGGGGACATTGTTCCCGTGTCACCCTCGGGGTGTGAACTGACCCCCCCGAGAGGGTCCCCGCACAAAGGAaggggggggacacggggtggCCGGGGGGGGGCTCCAGGAGCTGAACCCCCTCCCTGCAGTGGGAAGGGCCACGTCCCTGAGGGGTCCCCTCGATGGCCACGAACACCCCCAGGCCTGATTCACACCGGGGGGACGCCCGAAACCGagccccccacacccccccacATGATGCTGACGGGGGTGGGGGAGAAGAAACAGCCCCCAAAGGGAGCGGAACCGAGGCTGGGTCAGTCTGGGGGGCTGGAGCTCATAAAGCCCCCAGCCCCCGCAGGGACCAGCCGGGGGGAGCCCCCACTCGCGCCgtgggaaaggaagagggctCCGGGGGGGCTGgcagatttattttcctgctgaggTTTCCCCGAGCCGGTTCCATCAGCGGGGCCAGGGCGGGGAGAAGGGGCGACGGGGGATCGGGAGTGAAACCCAAGAAAGTGATAATTATCCTGAAATATTCGTTACGTATCCCCTAACCTGGAAAATATTCTGCTCCGGCAGCTCCCCGGCTGGCGAGGAGCGGGTCAGGCGGAGGGGAGCAGTGGGGGAGCTGGATTTGATCCTGCCCAAAGCCCCGGGGACCCCCGgcctgtgccccccccccccagttccAGCCCCCGCCATGAGTCCTGGCCCTCCCCACCCCCCGCTCAGCCGAGCCCCAGCTCCGCCGTGGGGGGCAAAGGGGCCCGAGAGGAGGCCCGGGAGAATGGGACCCCAAAACAGCGGGGTCCTGCCCGGGCTGGTTCTGGGGACTCCGGCTGTACCCAGGGTCCCTGGGGCAGGTGAGCCCGCGGGAGCTTTTGGGATGGGGGGCGGAGGGGACCGGGGTGGTGCGGGTCCATGCTTGGGGGAGCACCAgagtggggaaactgaggcaggaaagAGGCCGTATGGGATCCCTCGGGAGCAGGACACGCTGCCCGGCCCCCTCGTGCCTCCGGCTCCTCAGTGGGGCACCGAGCGCGAGAGCTTTGCCAAAAGGGGGTGCAGAGGGATCCCCCCGGCACACGGCGGCTCCGGGCACCGGGACTGCCGGGCTGGAAGAGGATttggaggggacacggggagatGGGGGGAACACCCCAGCCCGAGGGAGTCCCGCAGGGACGCGGAGGGGGAGCGGGGATCCACTCACCCAGCGCCTTCAGCAGCTCCTCGAAGTTTTCCGAGCTCTTCATCTTCCAGTTCCCGGAGAAGTTGGGCATCGCGGCTGCCGGCCTGGGGGGCGCAGGGAGGGGAGCGAGGGGGGAATAAGCGGTTCGAGGGATCCGCCGCTCCCTCGgcaccggccccgccgctggCTCCCTCCGTCCGTCCGTCCCGTCCCGCCCGCGCCGCCGTTTTATCGCCGGGCTGGTCCcaccccccggccccggccccggcgcggggGCTCCGCGCTCACCTGCGGCCTGAGAGCCCAGGGGGAGCCCCCCGCCCCCATTTGCCGTGGGGGCGCAGGCTGGAGGCACCTCCCGCTCTGCCTGTCCCCCCCAAACTCCTCCCATCCCCCCGAGATCCGCACCCTGCTGACCTCCCTGCGCCCCCCCCCCAGGCTGGGGCATCTCCCTGGTTCCCCCCAATCTCCAGCGTGCCCCCCGAAACTGCCTGCACCCCACATGTGCTGtgcccccaggagctgctgcacccCCCCAAAATCTGTCTGTACCCCCCTCCCCCGAGCCGCCTGCACCCCCTGATCTCTGTGCGTCCCCCCACAGCCGCGTGCACCCCCCAAATCTCCCCGCACCCCCCGAGTGTGCACAGGGCACGCGTGTTTGCACAGGTGAGATGCTGGCACGGGCGTGTGCAGGTGCCCGTGCTCGCTTGTACACATGTACAAGCCACACCACCACTCACAAACTCACTCACGGAATCACTCACAAACTCACAAAATCACACACAAACTCACACACTCACAAAATCACACACAAACTCACTCACAAAATCACACACAAACTCACTCACacactcacagaatcacacacaaACTCACACACTCACAAAATCACACACAAACTCACTCACACactcacaaacacacacactcacagaatcacacacaaactcactcacacactcacagaatcacacacaaactcactcacacactcacagaatcacacacaaactcactcacacactcacaaaatcacacacaaactcactcacacactcacaaacacacaaacacacacactcacagaatcacacacaaACTCACGCCCGTGTCCGTGCACACTCGTGGGGCTGCAGCCGGCCTGGGGGTGAGCTGCCAGGGGCAGGCGACACCCCGCTCCCAGCCAGGTGACAGCGCCGAGGGATTTCCCGAGGTTTCTCAGCCCTGGGAACCGCCGCGGGAAGGGCAGGTTGTGCCGCGGGGCCGGTTCTGggcaagaaaagcaagaaatggCGTTTCTGGTtcagcaggagctctggaaTGGAAGGAGAGAGGCTTCTTCTCCGATTTGGGGTGAAAAGGCCCCACAGAGGTCCCCGTCGCCCCCCTCCTCCTGGCCACAtccccccccgtgcccccagAACCTCCGGCTCGGGCCGGCGAGCCAAGTCCCGGCTTGCCGCATCCCTAATCCCCTGAAGAACAGGATTTCTCACCGAGCACTGACACAACCTCACCTACAGCAGCGCCGGGGCCgtgcccaggggacagggacagggacagggacagggacaggggctcggggagggggtGCTGGTGAAGGGTCACTCCAACCCCTTCACCCCAGGGACCTGCCTCCCCCCATCGCGGAGTCACAGGAGGGGCGGTGCTGTGGGTTTGCTCCAAAtctggggaaaatggggaaaaaaaaaaaaaaaaagcatctccaTTCCAGGATAAGTGGGAGGAGGGGTCTGGGGTGGGATCTGCCTGCAAACTCCCCCTCGTCCCGTGCTGGGCACCGTGCTGGGGTGTGAACGGCAGCACCGGCAGCCCCACATCTGGAAGGGATTCTGCAGGGAAGGGCGGATAAAGCCTTTGCACCccaccctcctctccctcccatcCCGGTGGAGCCCTGGGGCGAGCAGGCGAACCACTGGCCCTAAATAACCCCCCCCGGAGCGCCGGTCACCCCTG includes the following:
- the LOC128820385 gene encoding dnaJ homolog subfamily A member 1-like, whose product is MVKETGYYDLLGVRPGASLDEIKRAYRRLALRYHPDKNPSEGERFKQISQAYEVLSDAHKRALYDRGGERAMKEGGLGGRGGGGGFGSPMDIFDLFFGGGVRMRGRADRRGKTVVHQLSVSLEDLYNGSTRKLSLQKNIICRKCGGCGVREGAQRRCPKCHGSGMEVRIHQLGPSMIQQIQTVCSQCQGQGEWIRPRDCCLTCNGRKVVREKKILSVHLDKGMKDGQKITFHEEGDQVPGLEPGDIIIVLDQKEHPVFRRSGDDLIVRREISLADALCGCRQVIRTLDNRTLLVSSPPGDVIRPGDLKCIPNEGMPVYRSPFQKGKLILQFEVKFPEPGWLPADRLRQLQAFFPPQEEVMATEDTEEVELSDYTAHGGPGRRPYAGEAYHEDDFEDGMRQHVQCQTS
- the CRABP2 gene encoding cellular retinoic acid-binding protein 2, translated to MPNFSGNWKMKSSENFEELLKALGVNVMLRKIAVAAAAKPAVEIRQDGESFYIRTSTPVRTTEIRFRVGEEFEEQTVDGRPCKSLARWESENKLVCEQRLLKGDGPKTGWSREMTNDGELILTMTADDVVCTRVYIRE